CTAAATTTTTAGTGATAAAATTGCTATTTAACGAAAGTAAAAATAAAAAAGGATATGAGCACTAAAACTGTTTCTTATATACCTAACAAGGTAAAAGATATTACACTAGCAGACTGGGGTAGAAAAGAGATTAACTTGGCTGAAGCTGAAATGCCAGGATTAATGTCATTAAGAGAAGAATATAAAGATGAGCAACCGTTAAAAGGCGCTCGTATTGCTGGTTGTTTGCATATGACTATTCAAACAGCTGTTCTAATAGAGACTTTAGTTGCCTTGGGTGCTGAAGTAACTTGGAGTTCTTGCAATATTTTCTCAACACAAGATCAAGCTGCTGCTGCTATTGCTGCTGCAGGAGTTCCTGTTTATGCTTGGAAAGGTATGAACGAAGAAGAATTTGATTGGTGTATTGAGCAAACTTTATTTTTCGGAGAAGACCGCAAGCCATTAAACATGATTTTAGATGATGGTGGCGATTTAACTAACATGGTTTTAGATAGATATCCTGAACTTGCAAAAGGCATTAAAGGTTTATCTGAAGAAACAACTACAGGTGTTCACAGATTATACGAAAGAGTTAAAAATGGTACGCTTCCAATGCCTGCTATAAATGTAAACGATTCTGTTACTAAATCTAAATTTGATAATAAATACGGGTGTCGTGAGAGTGCTGTAGATGCTATTAGAAGAGCTACAGATACAATGCTTGCTGGAAAAAGAGTTGTTGTTGCTGGTTATGGTGATGTTGGTAAAGGTACCGCTGCTTCTTTTAAAGGTGCTGGTTCTATAGTTACCGTTACAGAGATTGATCCAATTTGTGCTTTACAAGCTGCAATGGATGGTTTTGAAGTGAAAAAATTAGAAACAGTTGTAGGTAATGCTGATATTGTAATTACAACTACAGGAAATAAAGACATTATCCGTGCTGAGCATTTTCTTGCCATGAAAGACAAGGTTATTGTTTGTAACATTGGCCATTTTGACAATGAAATTGATATGGCTTGGTTAAACGGTAATTACGGTCATACAAAAGACGAAATTAAACCACAAGTTGATAAGTATACAATTGATGGTACTGATATTGTTTTATTAGCAGAAGGACGTTTGGTAAACTTAGGTTGCGCAACAGGGCATCCTAGTTTTGTAATGAGTAACTCATTCACCAACCAAACACTTGCACAAATAGAACTTTGGAACTATACAGATAAATACAAAAACGACGTATACATGCTACCTAAACATTTAGATGAAAAAGTAGCTGCATTACACCTTGCTCGTTTAGGAGTAGAACTTACTGAATTAAAACCTGACCAAGCATCTTATATTGGTGTAAAAGTTGAAGGCCCTTTTAAACCTGAGTATTACAGGTACTAAAACAATAACTAC
This genomic stretch from Cellulophaga algicola DSM 14237 harbors:
- the ahcY gene encoding adenosylhomocysteinase, with protein sequence MSTKTVSYIPNKVKDITLADWGRKEINLAEAEMPGLMSLREEYKDEQPLKGARIAGCLHMTIQTAVLIETLVALGAEVTWSSCNIFSTQDQAAAAIAAAGVPVYAWKGMNEEEFDWCIEQTLFFGEDRKPLNMILDDGGDLTNMVLDRYPELAKGIKGLSEETTTGVHRLYERVKNGTLPMPAINVNDSVTKSKFDNKYGCRESAVDAIRRATDTMLAGKRVVVAGYGDVGKGTAASFKGAGSIVTVTEIDPICALQAAMDGFEVKKLETVVGNADIVITTTGNKDIIRAEHFLAMKDKVIVCNIGHFDNEIDMAWLNGNYGHTKDEIKPQVDKYTIDGTDIVLLAEGRLVNLGCATGHPSFVMSNSFTNQTLAQIELWNYTDKYKNDVYMLPKHLDEKVAALHLARLGVELTELKPDQASYIGVKVEGPFKPEYYRY